TGCAGGAGATGTTTCGCTTTGCTCAACATGACAAAATTATTCTTTGTTCTCTTTTAAATCTCCTGTCCTCCTGAACACCGTGAAGGAACTCAATATCCAGACATAAAGATTTAAATACTCGTCCGTGTTTCCCAACGCGGACGCATTTCCACAGAATAACAAAAGCATTAAAAATGCCTGCATAAATCGTTCTCATTACAAACAAGGACGATGCAGGAGATGTTTCGCTTTGCTCAACATGACAAAATTATTCTTTGTTTTCTTTTAAATCTCCTGTCCTCCTGAACATCGTGAAGAACTCAATATCCAGACATAAAAATTTAAATACTCGTCCGTGTTTCCCAACGCGGACGCATTTCCACAGGATAACTTTTCAAGTCGAACCGGACTTGAAAAGTTGTGTAACAGGTTTTTACCGGCGAATTGCCACAAAAAAACCGGATAACAAGTACCCGGTTTTTTCAGCATAAAGTACGTTTCTATTTCGGCAGTCCGAATTTATCCACGACAAAATCGATGTCTTTGTCGCCGCGGCCACTCAGGTTGACCAAAATCGATTCCCGTTTGTGTTCTTTGGCCATTTTCAGTGCATAGGCTACAGCATGGGCACTTTCCAGTGCCGGAATAATGCCTTCCATCCGGCTTAGCTCATAAAAAGCATCAATGGCTTCCTGGTCCGAAATGGTAACATATTCCACTTTTTTCATGTCTTTCAGCATGCTGTGTTCCGGTCCTACGCCGGGATAATCCAGTCCGCTGGCTACGGAATACACCGGTGCCGGGTTTCCTTCATCATCCTGCAACACATAACATTTAAAACCATGAATCATTCCGGGTTTACCCAGTGTCATGGTAGCGGCATGTTCGCCCGGTTTAAACGATTTCCCGGAGGGTTCCACACCGTATAATTTACATTCTTCGTCTTCAATAAACCCTGAGAACAGTCCCATGGCATTGCTTCCGCCGCCAACACAGGCTACCACATTATCGGGCAGTTCACCGGTCATTTCCGCAAATTGTTCTCTGGCTTCGACGCCTACCACATGCTGAAAATCACGTACCATCATTGGGAATGGGTGAGGGCCGACTACCGAGCCGATGCAATAAAGCGAATTTTCACTGTCGTTCACATAGGCATCAAAAGCCGAGTCAACCGCTTCTTTCAGCGTTTTCAGTCCGTGGGTAACCGGAATTACTTTGGCGCCGAGAATTTCCATCCGCACCACATTCGGGTGTTCTTTGGCCATATCCACTTCACCCATATGAATTTCACATTCCAGTCCGAAATAAGCTGCCGCGGTGGCCAAGGCTACACCATGTTGTCCGGCACCTGTTTCGGCAATCAGTTTTTTCTTTCCCATATATTTGGCCAGCAACGCTTCACCCATACAGTGATTCAGCTTGTGGGCTCCCGAATGGTTCAAATCTTCTCTTTTCAAATAAATCCGGCCGCCATATTTTTCTGATAACCGGTTACAAAAATAAACCGGTGTAGGCCTTCCCTGGTAGTGTTTTCGAATGCTGCGCAATTCAGAAATAAAGCTGTGCGATTTGCTGATGGCATAGTAAGCATCCGTAATTCGTTTCATTTCCTGTTCAAGATGGGGCGGTAAAAATGCGCCACCATACGCTCCGAAATACCCTTCTTCGTTGGGGTACTTTTTCAAATAATTTTCCGACATAATTTTAACTGTATAAAGATGGCCGTAAAAGTAGAAAATTCCTGTAGAAAACAAAAAAAGCCCGAAACGGTTTCCGCCCGGGCTTTTTATGGTGTGGTAATAATTTATAAATGAATAACTTCGTCGTATGCCGCTGCAACCGCTTCCATAATGGCTTCTGACATGGTAGGATGCGGATGAACCGATTTGATGATCTCTTCACCGGTAGTTTCCAGCCTGCGGGCCACAACTACTTCGGCAATCATTTCGGTAACATTTTCGCCAATCATGTGACAACCCAGCCATTCGCCATATTTGGCATCAAAAATAACTTTGACAAAACCTTCTTTTTTCCCGGCAGCACTGGCTTTTCCGGATGCCGTAAACGGAAATTTCCCGACTTTGATGTCGTATCCGGCTTCACGGGCAGCCTTTTCAGTGAGTCCCACGCTGGCTACTTCAGGGCTGGTATAAGTACAGGCCGGAATATTTCCATAATCCACCGGCTGAACATCTTTCCCCGCAATTTTTTCCACACAGGTAATTCCTTCGTGCGACGCGGTATGGGCCAGTGCCGGACCATGTACGATATCGCCGATGGCGTAGTAACCCGGAACATTGGTACGGTAAAAATCGTCTACAACAACCTTCCCTTTTTCCGTTTTTATTCCGGTTTCTTCCAGCCCGATACCTTCGATGTTGGTGGTGATGCCTACCGCTGAAAGAACAATGTCCGCTTCGACTTCTACCATGCCCTTTTTGGTTTTAATACTTACTTTGCAGTTTTCTCCTGAAGTATCAACTTTTTCCACGGATGACTCCAGCATGACTTTCATTTTGGCTTTTTTAAAAGACCGGGCCAGTTGTTTGCTGACTTCTTCATCTTCAAGCGGAACCACATTGGGGAGAAACTCTACCAAAGTAACCTGAACACCCAAACTGTTAAAGAAAAAAGCAAATTCTGATCCGATGGCCCCGGAACCGACAACGACCATACTTTTCGGCAATTTTTCCAGTGTCATTGCCTGCCGGTATCCAATGATCTTTTTACCATCCTGCGGAAGATTGGGAAGCTCTTTAGAGCGAGCTCCGGTAGCAATAATAATATGCTCCCCTTCAATAATCTGCTTTTTGCCGTCAGCGGTTGAAACTTCGATCTTTTTCCCGGGTTTGACGACTCCAAAACCCGATATCAGATCAATTTTATTTTTCTTGAACAAATATTGTACGCCTTTGCTCATACCCTCAGCCACCTGACGACTGCGGGCTACGATAGCCGGTAAATCGGGCTCAATGTCACCTTTGATGGAAATGCCATAATCAGCCGCATGCCGGGCATATTGAAATACCTGAGCGCTTTTTAATAACGCTTTGGTAGGAATACAGCCCCAATTAAGGCATACTCCACCAATTTCGGCTTTTTCCACTACGCCTACCTTAAAACCCAGTTGGGCAGCACGGATGGCAGCCACATAACCGCCAGGGCCACTTCCTAAAATCAAAATATCGTATTTCATGGTTTGTGTGTTTTGTTGTATCTGCAAAAATACGATTTCAGTTTCTTTAAAAGGCCAATTGGGTGAAAATTATTTTGTTTTGTTCTAAATAGTTATTTCTAATCCGGATTTTTACCCGCAGGCAAAAAAATAAGGAAAAAAGAAAAAGATGTTGGATAAATAATAAATTTGCTGACAGAAAGTTTCTTTAGTATAGTCGGTATCCATGCAAAAAAATACCATTCCTTTTATTGTTTTGTTTTTTCTGCTGTTTTGGCTGAATTCGTCTGCTTTGTTTGCTCAAACCGCAGTATTGGAAGGTTTTGTGGTTCGTGAGAAAAATTTACCGGCAGATTTGGTCAATGTTCAGCTGGTAGGAACGTCGCAGGGCACAACGACGGACAGAAAAGGCTATTTTAAACTGGATGTGCCTGCAAACCGTCCCCTGCATGTGGTTATGAGTTATGTGGGATACCGGCGGGTGGATACTACTTTGCAGCTGAGACCGGGGGAGCGATTGACATTACATATCAAATTGAAACCGAGCAGTACCAATCTTCCCGGATTTGAAGTGAAAGATGAACAGTTGCGAACGGAAAATATTATCCGGTTAAATCCGCGAAATGCCTTAGTGTCTCCGGCTGTTGCCGGAGGAGTGGAAAGTTTGATTAAAACTTTGCCCGGTGTTTCTTCAAATAATGAGCTTAGTTCACAATATTCGGTACGTGGTGGAAACTACGATGAAAACCTGGTGTTTGTGAATGGAATGGAAATCTACCGCCCGTTCCTGGTAAACAGCGGACAGCAGGAAGGCCTGAGTTTTATCAATCCGGCATTGGTTTCCGGTATTTTGTTTTCAGCCGGAGGCTTTGGCGTGCAGTATGGCGATAAAATGTCGTCCGTTTTGGATATCCGTTACCGGCATCCCACACAGTTTGGGGCGGGTGTCTCTTTGAGTTTTCTGGGAGCTGATTTGTATGTGGAAGGACTGAGCCGGAATAAACGGTTTACCTATCTGATGGGAGCCCGTTATAAAACAAACCGTTATCTGTTGGGAAGTTTGGAAACAAACGGTGACTATCAGCCGAATTTTGCTGATTTTCAAGGCGTATTCACTTATCAGTTGAATGAAAAATGGGATGTTTCGTTATTGACTTATTTGTCGTTGAACCGGTATAAAGTGGTTCCTTCCGACCGAGAAACCGATTTTGGAACGGTGAATCAAACATTACGGTTTAATGTTTATTTTGACGGGCAGGAAGTGGATCAATACAATCTCGTTCAGTCCGGACTGACATTTCATTATCATCCCAATAAAAAAATGAATATGCAGTTTATTGCTTCTGCTTTTCAAACGGATGAATCGGAAACGTATGATGTACAGGGGCAATATTGGATCGGATTGGTGGAAGACCGTAATCAGGAAAAAGATCAGGGCGAAGCGATTCAGACTTTTGGTGTGGGGACGTATTTGCGCCATGCCCGGAATTATTTTACCGCACGGGTATTTTCATTGGCACACAAGGGAACGCTGCAAAAAAGCAATCATTTTTTACGGTGGGGCATAAAGTATCAGTTTCAGTACGTAGATGACGATCTTCATGAGTGGGAATTGAATGATTCGGCGGGTTATTCTTTGCCGAACCCGGTGGACCAACCCGGAAGTTTACAGCCGGAACGCAGCGATTTTAATTTGTATTACTATGCCCGGGCCAGCCATACGCTGGATATTCACCGGATTTCGGCGTATGGTTCCGATCGATGGACATTTCAGCTAAAAGATAAAAGCCTTTTGTTGTTTACGGCGGGCGTACGATTGTATTGGTGGAGTTATGCCCGGGAATTTCTGGTCAGTCCGCGGTTTAATCTGGCTTACAAACCGTCTGCACATCCCAATTGGGTGCTTCGGTTTGCTACCGGCGTTTATGATCAGCCGCCTTTTTACCGGGAAATGCGGAATATGGATGGTTCGCTGAATCCGGATATCCGTTCACAACAGGCTATTCATTTTATTCTCGGTGGTGATTATCGCTTTCAGATGTGGAACCGGCCGTTTATTTTTACTACGGAAGCGTATTATAAAAAGCTGAATCACCTGATTCCGTACGAGGTGGATAATTTACGTATCCGGTATTATGCCAATATGACGGCCAAAGGTTATGCGGCCGGAATTGATTTTAAACTGTATGGCGAATTTGTAAAAGGAATAGACAGTTGGATCACCCTTTCGGTGATGAAAACCGCACAGGACATCAACGGTGATTTTTACTATAATTATTACAATGCAGCCGGAGAAGAATTACCTCCTGATGAACATGCTGTTGCCGTAGACAGTGTAAAAGTGGAACCGGGTTACATTCCGCGTCCTACCGACCGGCGGTTTAATTTTACCATATTCTTTCAGGATTATATTCCGCAACACGAACAGTTTAAGGTGCATTTGCGCCTGTTGTACGGCAGCGGTTTGCCTTTTGGCCCGCCTCAGTCACAGCCTTATCAGCAAACATTACGAATGCCTGCATACCGGCGCGTGGATATCGGTTTTTCCTGGAATCCGCTGGACAAAAAAATAAAAAGTCTTTCGCACAGTACCGTGAAATCCATGTGGGTAAGTTTGGAGATTTTTAATCTTTTTCAAACGTATAATACGGTATCTTATACCTGGATAAAAGACATCTATAACCGGTCGTTTGCTGTTCCGAATTATCTAACAACAAGAAGGGTAAATCTGAAAGTGTCGTTAAAATTTTAGGAGAAAGAAAACCTTCGTCCGGTTTGCCTGTTTTGCAGGCTGACTTTGCAGATTGTTGTATCTTTGCTCTCTCAATTTGAAAAAAATATATGTTTGATTCCCACGAGATAGAGGCAGTAAAACAACTGTTGACCAATCCCCGAAAAGTCGTTTTGGCTTCCCATAAAAATCCGGATGGAGATACCATTGGTGCTGCATTGGCTATGATGCATTATTTGCGCCAGAAAGGTCATGAAGTTATTCCGTTGGTTCCCAATGATTATCCTGCTTATTACCGTTGGCTTCCGGGCGCAGAAGATTTTATTGTTTTCGACCGGGACGTGAAAAAATTAAGGGCTGCCCTTGCCGATGCAGAAGTGCTCTTTTGTCTTGATTTTAACAGCCTTGACCGTACAGGGAACATGGCGCCTGATTTAGAAAAATTTTCAGGAAAAAAAGTTGTTATCGACCACCATCTGGAACCTTCGGATGAGTTTGATCATTATTTCTCGGTGACGGATGTTTCTTCTGCCGGGGAATTGGTGTATGAATTTATTGTTGCTATGGATGATGCCGACCGGATAGATAAAAATATTGCGTTGGCTTTGTACACTTGTATCATGACCGATACCGGTTCGTTCAGTTATAACTGTAACCATCCGCGTACGTATCATATTGTGGCCGATTTGATTGAGCGTGGGGTAGATGCGGCTTTGGTCCATAAACTGGTTTATGATACTTTTACCGAAAACCGTTTGCGTTTGTTGGGATATGCATTGAGTAACCGTTTATTGGTTTGGAAAGATTTGCATACCGCAGTAATTTATCTTACCAAAGAAGATTTGAAAAGGTATGATTATCAGGTAGGAGATACCGAAGGGCTGGTCAATTACGGCCTTTCCATGCAGGATATTAATCTTGCGGTGTTATTGACCGAAAAGGATAATCAGATCCGGATGTCGTTTCGTTCAAAAGGTGATTTCTCGGTGAACCGGCTGGCACGTGATTTTTTTGCCGGTGGAGGACATAAAAATGCTTCCGGCGGAACTTCCCGCATCGGAATGCAAAATACGTTGGATAAGCTGAAAGAAGTTTTGCAGTATTTTAAAGATGAACTGGATTATACGCTGACGTTGTAAAATGAAAAATCGTTTCCCCATATTGATTTTGGCTTTGCTGTTGCTGGGATTGTCGGGTTGTATGAACGATGCGGGGCAACAAAATAAAAAACAACGTAAACCATTAACACAGAAAGAACTAATTGATTTAAACCGGCGGTTAATGCGGAATGAAAAAAAGCAGATCAATGCATTTATTCGTTCGCATCACTGGAAAATGAAAGAAACGGGTACCGGTTTGCGGTATGTTATTCTCCGGCACGGAAAAGGAGAAAAAGCCCGGACCGGGGAATGGGTTACTCTTCGGTATTCGGTGCAACTTTTTGATGGTGAAGAAGTTTATTCGGGTGTAAAAACATTTAAGATCGGATTTGGTAATGTGGAAAGTGGTCTGGAAGAAGGAATTCTTTTGTTAAAACAGGGAGATGTTGCCAGATTTATTTTACCTTCGCACCTTGCATATGGTTTGTCGGGTGATGGAAATAAAATTCCACCCCATGTGCCGATAATCTATCATGTTGAAGTATTGAAACTTAAATAAATAATGAAAATGAGAAAAATTTTTTTGCTGGCCTTTGCAGGCCTTATTGCCGGCTTTTTTATGACTTCCTGTAGTCCCTCAAAAGAGTCAAAACATCCGGGATTTCAAAAGACCAAAACCGGGTTGTATTATAAGTTTTACAAGAAAAGCAAAGATACCACACGACCGCATGTTGCTGAATATGCTGTTTTGGAAATGATTTACGGAAATCCGGATACAGTAATTTTCGACAGCCGGAATCTTCCGAAAGCTCAACGCCCAATGAAAATTCCGGTCATCCGGTCGATTTACAAAGGAGATATTTATGAAGGCATCAAAATGATGCATGTGGGCGACAGTGCTGTGTTCTGGTGTAATGCCGATTCGGTTTTCAAGAAATTGTTCCGGATGCCGAAGTTCCCCAAATTCATTGACTCTACCAAAGACATCTATTTTGCCATTAAACTGTTGGCAGTGAAAACACCACAGCAGTTGCAGGCAGAAGAGAGTGCCCGGATGATTAAAAAAGAAAATGAAGAAGCCAAAGCACGTGAAGAATATCTGAAAAAACACCACATTACGGTAAAACCTACGGCAGATGGCCTTTACTTTATTCCGGAAAAACCGGGAAAAGGTCCGCACCCGAAAGTCGGTGACCGTGTTTTCGTGCATTATACCGGATATTTGCTGAACGGACAAAAATTTGACAGCTCTTACGACCGGGGAAAACCGTTTGATTTTATTCTTGGCAAACGTCAGGTTATTCCCGGATGGGATGAAGGAATTGCTAAGTTGCGTAAAGGAGGATCTGCTAAACTGATTATTCCTTCGTCCTTGGCTTATGGTCCTGGCGGTAGAGGCCCTATTCCGCCTTTTGCCACATTGGTATTTGATGTGAAATTGGTGAATATTCAACCTGGACCAAAACCGAAGAAATAATTTCTGCTCTGTTTTGAGCTGAAAACTTTATCTATAAAAAAACGTCCTGAATTTTTCAGGACGTTTTTTTTATGTGTAGATCTTGGTTATTTATCCGGGAAATATTTTTTAATCACTTCAATAAGTTCCTGTGGCCGGTAAGGCTTTGTCAGATAGTCGTCCATGCCGGCAGCAAGACAGTTTTCTTTGTCATGCTCAAAAGCAAAAGCGGTAATTGCAATGATGGGAATCGGATGAGCTGTTTCCATCTGCTTTTCGTATTTGCGGATTTCCCGGGTAGCTTCCAACCCGTTCATTATCGGCATCTGAATATCCATCAGGATAAGGTCATAGTCGTTTTCCAGAAACTTTTCTACTCCTGCTTTCCCGTCGGTTACCCAGTCTAATTCATAATTTAATCTTTTTAAAATGGCCGATGCAAATTTGGCATTCAGGTCGTTGTCTTCAACAACCAGCACTTTTAACCGATCTTGAAAAGATTTAGACATTTTTTCTGGCTTTTTGAAAGAACGAAGATAGAAAAATTATGCAGATAACAAGCTGTTTATGACAGAAATTAAATCGTTTTTTCGAAAAGGCTTCTGCAGATATTCGGAAAAACCGGCTTGTAATGCTTTTTCACGGGATTGTTTATCCGTATCGGCCGAAAGGGCCAAAACCGGTATCTTTCCTAAAACAGCAAACTGTTTTTTCAGCTCTTGCCAAAATGCCGGCCCCTGGTTTTTTCCGGAGAAATCCATGTCAAGAATCAGCAAATCAATGGGTTCTTCCTGTTTTATAATTTGAGCAATCCATTCTTGTGGAGAATACATGTTATCATAAAGGGTAACGTTGGTTTCGGATAAGATCTTTTTAATGAGCATGCTTTCCAGCTTGTCTTCATCCATGATGAGAATATGTTTTCCTTTCGGAGAAAGTGAGGATGATGGGGCAGGAGAGTTGGGGCGAATTCTTTTTTTCTTTTCTGATTCTGCTTTCTGCGGGGTAAATTTTTTGAACGGGAAATAGACGGTGACAGTGGTTCCGACAGCCTTTTCCGATTCTATTTCGATACGCCCTCCCATAATCCGGAGCATATTTTTTACCAAAGGTAATCCCAACCCGGCTCCCTGAAATGTATTTTTACTGTACCCCAGGGTTTGTTGCCTGAACGGCTCAAAGATATCCGGAAGGAAAGCTTTGTCAATACCGATACCGGTATCTTTTACACGCCAAACAATTTCGTTGTTTTGAAAAGTATGCGAAATTTTAATAAATCCTTTTTCTGTGTAGCGTATGGCATTGTCGATCAGATTGGTCAGAATATGTTGTACGGCTTGATTATCTGCCGAAAAAACAGGCGTTTTCGCTTCCTGATAAACCAATTGGAGGCCTTTTATTTCAGCCATTGGTGTGAATTTATCAATCAGTTTCCTGGTGATTTCACCAATATCGCAGGCCGATTCATTAAGCTGGAAACTGTTTGATTCAATTTTGCTGATATCAATGATGTTGTTCAGCAAGTGGAGAAGAGCTTCCCCGCTTTTCTTGATATTTTCGTTGTATTCAAAAAGTTCGGTATCTTCTGACAGGGCAAATTCGTTTCCCATCAAGGTGGAAAATCCCAGAATATCATTCAGGTTGGTACGCAGTGTATTGCTGATACGGGTCATGAGCAAAGCATTTCGTTGGCCCGATAATTTTCCGGTTTCCAGGGTTTTCTCCATGGATTTCAGGTTCTCAATGAGTTGGTTTCGCTCGTTTTCCATTTCTGTGATACGCCGGCGGATGGTGTCGTCACGGTTTTGGGTCAGCAAAGTGAGTTTTTGCTTCAAAACAGTATAGTCATTCTGGTACTTTCGCTTTTCGTTTTCTGCTTTTTTCTGTTTTTGATGTAAATAGTAGGTGACGAAAAGCAGAATAATTACCAGAACCAGCGAAAAAAGAATCCAGAAACGATTGCTCCGGACAAAATTTTCTGTGTTTTCCGCAGCAAAAACGGGGAATCCCGTAAGCAGGAAAAGGACAAAAAATAATGTCAAAATCTTTTTCATAGACGATTCTTTCTGTCGGGTTTTTCACACAAATAAAGGATTTCTTCCGGATTGAGTGCAAACTTTTTAAGTTTATCGGCAGCACGGAAATCTTTTGTCCAATGGATCTGACGAACGTAAAAACCGGTTTCTTTCAGCCGTTCCGGATAGTCTTTTCCATAAAGCCGGACATGATCAAACTGGCCGTAGTATTTTTCGCGATCGGCTTTTGAAGTAATGTCCGGGTCTTCAAAAGTTTTTTCTAATACAGGAGAAATGGGAACTTGTAAAATGGCTTTCCCGCCGGGTTTTAAAACCCGGAATATTTCCTGC
The sequence above is drawn from the Candidatus Sulfidibacterium hydrothermale genome and encodes:
- the trpB gene encoding tryptophan synthase subunit beta, encoding MSENYLKKYPNEEGYFGAYGGAFLPPHLEQEMKRITDAYYAISKSHSFISELRSIRKHYQGRPTPVYFCNRLSEKYGGRIYLKREDLNHSGAHKLNHCMGEALLAKYMGKKKLIAETGAGQHGVALATAAAYFGLECEIHMGEVDMAKEHPNVVRMEILGAKVIPVTHGLKTLKEAVDSAFDAYVNDSENSLYCIGSVVGPHPFPMMVRDFQHVVGVEAREQFAEMTGELPDNVVACVGGGSNAMGLFSGFIEDEECKLYGVEPSGKSFKPGEHAATMTLGKPGMIHGFKCYVLQDDEGNPAPVYSVASGLDYPGVGPEHSMLKDMKKVEYVTISDQEAIDAFYELSRMEGIIPALESAHAVAYALKMAKEHKRESILVNLSGRGDKDIDFVVDKFGLPK
- a CDS encoding FKBP-type peptidyl-prolyl cis-trans isomerase, encoding MRKIFLLAFAGLIAGFFMTSCSPSKESKHPGFQKTKTGLYYKFYKKSKDTTRPHVAEYAVLEMIYGNPDTVIFDSRNLPKAQRPMKIPVIRSIYKGDIYEGIKMMHVGDSAVFWCNADSVFKKLFRMPKFPKFIDSTKDIYFAIKLLAVKTPQQLQAEESARMIKKENEEAKAREEYLKKHHITVKPTADGLYFIPEKPGKGPHPKVGDRVFVHYTGYLLNGQKFDSSYDRGKPFDFILGKRQVIPGWDEGIAKLRKGGSAKLIIPSSLAYGPGGRGPIPPFATLVFDVKLVNIQPGPKPKK
- a CDS encoding TonB-dependent receptor, coding for MQKNTIPFIVLFFLLFWLNSSALFAQTAVLEGFVVREKNLPADLVNVQLVGTSQGTTTDRKGYFKLDVPANRPLHVVMSYVGYRRVDTTLQLRPGERLTLHIKLKPSSTNLPGFEVKDEQLRTENIIRLNPRNALVSPAVAGGVESLIKTLPGVSSNNELSSQYSVRGGNYDENLVFVNGMEIYRPFLVNSGQQEGLSFINPALVSGILFSAGGFGVQYGDKMSSVLDIRYRHPTQFGAGVSLSFLGADLYVEGLSRNKRFTYLMGARYKTNRYLLGSLETNGDYQPNFADFQGVFTYQLNEKWDVSLLTYLSLNRYKVVPSDRETDFGTVNQTLRFNVYFDGQEVDQYNLVQSGLTFHYHPNKKMNMQFIASAFQTDESETYDVQGQYWIGLVEDRNQEKDQGEAIQTFGVGTYLRHARNYFTARVFSLAHKGTLQKSNHFLRWGIKYQFQYVDDDLHEWELNDSAGYSLPNPVDQPGSLQPERSDFNLYYYARASHTLDIHRISAYGSDRWTFQLKDKSLLLFTAGVRLYWWSYAREFLVSPRFNLAYKPSAHPNWVLRFATGVYDQPPFYREMRNMDGSLNPDIRSQQAIHFILGGDYRFQMWNRPFIFTTEAYYKKLNHLIPYEVDNLRIRYYANMTAKGYAAGIDFKLYGEFVKGIDSWITLSVMKTAQDINGDFYYNYYNAAGEELPPDEHAVAVDSVKVEPGYIPRPTDRRFNFTIFFQDYIPQHEQFKVHLRLLYGSGLPFGPPQSQPYQQTLRMPAYRRVDIGFSWNPLDKKIKSLSHSTVKSMWVSLEIFNLFQTYNTVSYTWIKDIYNRSFAVPNYLTTRRVNLKVSLKF
- a CDS encoding response regulator, coding for MSKSFQDRLKVLVVEDNDLNAKFASAILKRLNYELDWVTDGKAGVEKFLENDYDLILMDIQMPIMNGLEATREIRKYEKQMETAHPIPIIAITAFAFEHDKENCLAAGMDDYLTKPYRPQELIEVIKKYFPDK
- a CDS encoding FKBP-type peptidyl-prolyl cis-trans isomerase; the encoded protein is MKNRFPILILALLLLGLSGCMNDAGQQNKKQRKPLTQKELIDLNRRLMRNEKKQINAFIRSHHWKMKETGTGLRYVILRHGKGEKARTGEWVTLRYSVQLFDGEEVYSGVKTFKIGFGNVESGLEEGILLLKQGDVARFILPSHLAYGLSGDGNKIPPHVPIIYHVEVLKLK
- a CDS encoding DHH family phosphoesterase, coding for MFDSHEIEAVKQLLTNPRKVVLASHKNPDGDTIGAALAMMHYLRQKGHEVIPLVPNDYPAYYRWLPGAEDFIVFDRDVKKLRAALADAEVLFCLDFNSLDRTGNMAPDLEKFSGKKVVIDHHLEPSDEFDHYFSVTDVSSAGELVYEFIVAMDDADRIDKNIALALYTCIMTDTGSFSYNCNHPRTYHIVADLIERGVDAALVHKLVYDTFTENRLRLLGYALSNRLLVWKDLHTAVIYLTKEDLKRYDYQVGDTEGLVNYGLSMQDINLAVLLTEKDNQIRMSFRSKGDFSVNRLARDFFAGGGHKNASGGTSRIGMQNTLDKLKEVLQYFKDELDYTLTL
- a CDS encoding ATP-binding response regulator — encoded protein: MKKILTLFFVLFLLTGFPVFAAENTENFVRSNRFWILFSLVLVIILLFVTYYLHQKQKKAENEKRKYQNDYTVLKQKLTLLTQNRDDTIRRRITEMENERNQLIENLKSMEKTLETGKLSGQRNALLMTRISNTLRTNLNDILGFSTLMGNEFALSEDTELFEYNENIKKSGEALLHLLNNIIDISKIESNSFQLNESACDIGEITRKLIDKFTPMAEIKGLQLVYQEAKTPVFSADNQAVQHILTNLIDNAIRYTEKGFIKISHTFQNNEIVWRVKDTGIGIDKAFLPDIFEPFRQQTLGYSKNTFQGAGLGLPLVKNMLRIMGGRIEIESEKAVGTTVTVYFPFKKFTPQKAESEKKKRIRPNSPAPSSSLSPKGKHILIMDEDKLESMLIKKILSETNVTLYDNMYSPQEWIAQIIKQEEPIDLLILDMDFSGKNQGPAFWQELKKQFAVLGKIPVLALSADTDKQSREKALQAGFSEYLQKPFRKNDLISVINSLLSA
- the lpdA gene encoding dihydrolipoyl dehydrogenase, whose product is MKYDILILGSGPGGYVAAIRAAQLGFKVGVVEKAEIGGVCLNWGCIPTKALLKSAQVFQYARHAADYGISIKGDIEPDLPAIVARSRQVAEGMSKGVQYLFKKNKIDLISGFGVVKPGKKIEVSTADGKKQIIEGEHIIIATGARSKELPNLPQDGKKIIGYRQAMTLEKLPKSMVVVGSGAIGSEFAFFFNSLGVQVTLVEFLPNVVPLEDEEVSKQLARSFKKAKMKVMLESSVEKVDTSGENCKVSIKTKKGMVEVEADIVLSAVGITTNIEGIGLEETGIKTEKGKVVVDDFYRTNVPGYYAIGDIVHGPALAHTASHEGITCVEKIAGKDVQPVDYGNIPACTYTSPEVASVGLTEKAAREAGYDIKVGKFPFTASGKASAAGKKEGFVKVIFDAKYGEWLGCHMIGENVTEMIAEVVVARRLETTGEEIIKSVHPHPTMSEAIMEAVAAAYDEVIHL